The following proteins come from a genomic window of Pseudomonas sp. J452:
- a CDS encoding YgiQ family radical SAM protein, giving the protein MHAAKPLFDYPKYWAECFGPAPFLPMSREEMDQLGWDSCDIIIVTGDAYVDHPSFGMAIIGRLLEAQGFRVGIIAQPNWQSKDDFMKLGEPNLFFGVAAGNMDSMINRYTADKKIRSDDAYTPGGLAGSRPDRASLVYSQRCKEAYKHVPIVLGGIEASLRRIAHYDYWQDKVRNSILIDACADILLYGNAERAIVEVAQRLSFGQKIEEITDVRGTAFIRRDTPQGWYEVDSTRIDRPGKVDKIINPYVNTQDTQACAIEQEKGPVEDPNEAKVVELLPSPRMTRAKTVIRLPSMEKVRNDPVLYAHANRVLHLETNPGNARALVQKHGEVDVWFNPPPIPMTTEEMDYVFGMPYQRIPHPAYGKAKIPAYEMIRFSVNIMRGCFGGCTFCSITEHEGRIIQNRSEESIIREIEEIRDKVPGFTGVISDLGGPTANMYRIACKSPEIESACRKPSCVFPGICPNLNTDHSSLIQLYRSARALPGVKKILIASGLRYDLAVESPEYVKELVTHHVGGYLKIAPEHTEEGPLNQMMKPGIGSYDKFKRMFEKYSKEAGKEQYLIPYFIAAHPGTTDEDMMNLALWLKGNGFRADQVQAFYPSPMATATAMYHSGKNPLRKVSYKSDGVTIVKSEEQRRLHKAFLRYHDPKGWPMLREALTRMGRADLIGPGKNQLIPLHQPATDSYQSARRKNSTPAGSHKVAKDTSKSKPLLTQHTGLPPRDTGAAGGNPWDKREEAKAAAQARNKAAAKERADVKKGGKKPVKRPAVPR; this is encoded by the coding sequence ATGCACGCTGCCAAGCCGTTGTTCGACTATCCCAAGTACTGGGCCGAGTGTTTCGGTCCTGCACCTTTCCTGCCAATGAGCCGGGAAGAGATGGATCAGCTCGGCTGGGACAGCTGCGACATCATCATCGTGACCGGTGACGCTTATGTGGATCACCCGTCGTTCGGCATGGCGATCATCGGCCGGCTGCTCGAAGCCCAGGGTTTTCGCGTCGGTATCATCGCCCAGCCGAACTGGCAGTCGAAAGACGATTTCATGAAGCTTGGCGAGCCGAACCTGTTCTTCGGCGTTGCGGCCGGCAACATGGATTCGATGATCAACCGCTACACCGCCGACAAGAAGATCCGCTCGGACGACGCCTACACCCCCGGCGGCCTGGCCGGCTCGCGCCCGGATCGCGCCAGCCTGGTGTACAGCCAGCGCTGCAAGGAAGCCTACAAGCACGTGCCGATCGTGCTTGGCGGCATCGAGGCCTCGCTGCGCCGCATCGCCCATTACGATTACTGGCAGGACAAGGTGCGCAACTCGATCCTGATCGATGCCTGCGCCGATATCCTGCTCTACGGCAACGCCGAGCGCGCCATCGTCGAAGTGGCTCAGCGCCTGTCATTCGGCCAGAAGATCGAAGAGATCACCGACGTGCGCGGCACCGCGTTCATTCGCCGCGATACGCCGCAGGGCTGGTACGAAGTGGACTCCACCCGTATCGACCGGCCGGGCAAGGTCGACAAGATCATCAACCCCTACGTCAACACCCAGGACACCCAGGCCTGCGCCATCGAGCAGGAAAAGGGTCCGGTCGAAGACCCGAACGAGGCCAAGGTCGTCGAGCTGCTGCCCAGCCCGCGGATGACCCGGGCCAAGACTGTGATCCGCCTGCCGTCTATGGAAAAGGTGCGCAACGACCCGGTCCTCTACGCCCACGCCAACCGCGTGCTGCACCTGGAGACCAACCCGGGCAACGCCCGCGCGCTGGTGCAGAAGCATGGCGAGGTGGACGTGTGGTTCAACCCGCCACCCATCCCGATGACCACCGAAGAGATGGACTACGTGTTCGGCATGCCCTATCAGCGCATCCCGCACCCGGCGTACGGCAAGGCGAAGATCCCGGCCTACGAGATGATCCGTTTCTCGGTCAACATCATGCGTGGCTGTTTCGGCGGCTGCACCTTCTGCTCGATCACCGAGCATGAGGGCCGCATCATCCAGAACCGCTCGGAAGAGTCGATCATTCGCGAGATCGAAGAGATCCGCGACAAGGTGCCGGGCTTCACCGGGGTGATTTCCGACCTCGGCGGGCCGACCGCCAACATGTACCGCATTGCCTGCAAGAGCCCGGAAATCGAATCCGCCTGCCGCAAGCCGTCCTGCGTGTTCCCCGGCATTTGCCCGAACCTGAACACCGACCATTCGTCGCTGATCCAGCTGTATCGCAGTGCCCGCGCGCTGCCAGGGGTGAAGAAGATCCTCATCGCCTCGGGCCTGCGCTACGACCTGGCCGTCGAGTCGCCGGAGTACGTCAAGGAGCTGGTCACCCACCACGTCGGTGGCTACCTGAAGATCGCCCCGGAACACACCGAGGAAGGCCCGCTGAATCAGATGATGAAGCCGGGCATTGGCAGCTATGACAAGTTCAAGCGCATGTTCGAGAAGTACTCGAAAGAGGCGGGCAAAGAGCAGTACCTGATCCCCTACTTCATCGCTGCGCACCCGGGCACCACCGACGAAGACATGATGAACCTGGCCCTGTGGCTCAAGGGCAATGGCTTCCGCGCCGACCAGGTGCAGGCGTTCTACCCGTCGCCGATGGCCACCGCCACGGCCATGTACCACTCGGGCAAGAACCCGCTGCGCAAGGTCAGCTACAAGAGCGACGGCGTGACCATCGTCAAGAGCGAGGAACAGCGCCGCCTGCACAAGGCGTTCCTGCGCTATCACGACCCGAAAGGCTGGCCGATGCTGCGTGAGGCGCTGACCCGCATGGGCCGTGCCGACCTGATCGGGCCGGGCAAGAACCAGCTGATCCCGCTGCACCAGCCGGCTACCGACAGCTACCAGAGTGCGCGGCGCAAGAACTCGACGCCGGCCGGCAGCCACAAGGTGGCCAAGGACACCAGCAAGAGCAAGCCGCTGCTGACCCAGCACACCGGCCTGCCGCCGCGCGACACGGGGGCGGCGGGTGGCAACCCATGGGACAAGCGCGAAGAGGCCAAGGCCGCTGCGCAGGCACGCAACAAGGCCGCAGCCAAGGAGCGCGCGGACGTGAAGAAGGGCGGCAAGAAGCCGGTCAAGCGCCCGGCCGTGCCACGCTAA
- a CDS encoding diguanylate cyclase domain-containing protein: MQVFLWACLASLGGQLMAAPILLQASSSGQQLNGQIELLEDAGGQLRIADMADPAVQQRFVSAAGKASVGQSRHPWWIKVSLQAANDAPRQWWLEVGSVTQLDLRLYLPNGTGGWQIRESGERVDYQRGRDHDYRHMLFKLPELGQEPLTLYLRSYDPAGNSFPLRAWQLDDLTQLATEENLALGVVYGIIAALLLYNLFIFFSLRDSAYFWYVLTTAGALLMILSMSGHGFQYLWPNHPVPFWLDRITLPSIWGFCACRFTQTLLQTRSHVRWAHYLLSFACICYVLAIALEGLGQRHSAAWLIALLSLTSIPAALGSAVIRWRQGYFPALLYLCGYGLILGSISLALMRATGLVQPATWNAYVFPLSVAAESILFSFALAYRIQTLKQERARALEQADREKTARLAHIQASSEELRSAVELRTAELAQANQQLCEREQALQHAAFHDPLTELPNRRYLIERVDTALADAQRRGESVALMLVDLDHFKPINDSYGHDAGDLMLRSIGQRLREHVRTNDMVARLGGDEFAVLICGADAEAHTQEIAARLLDELARPVLYGANRLAVTISIGAALYPQHAEQFAGLYKSADEALYKAKQQGRSGFVMQGNEGNLSQQECLQLDVLKVPSGLL; this comes from the coding sequence TTGCAAGTATTCCTGTGGGCCTGCCTGGCGAGCCTTGGCGGCCAGCTGATGGCGGCACCGATCCTGCTGCAGGCCAGCAGCAGCGGACAACAACTGAACGGACAAATCGAGCTGCTGGAGGATGCCGGCGGCCAGCTGCGCATCGCCGACATGGCCGACCCGGCCGTGCAACAGCGCTTCGTGTCGGCGGCGGGCAAGGCCAGCGTCGGCCAGAGTCGCCACCCCTGGTGGATCAAGGTCAGCCTGCAGGCCGCGAACGATGCGCCACGCCAGTGGTGGCTGGAGGTCGGTTCGGTCACCCAGCTCGATCTGCGTCTCTATCTGCCGAATGGCACGGGCGGTTGGCAGATCCGTGAGTCCGGTGAGCGCGTCGACTATCAACGCGGACGCGACCACGACTACCGGCACATGCTGTTCAAGCTGCCGGAACTGGGCCAGGAGCCACTGACGCTGTACCTGCGCAGCTACGATCCGGCCGGCAACTCATTCCCCCTGCGCGCCTGGCAGCTGGATGACCTGACCCAGCTGGCCACCGAGGAAAATCTGGCCCTGGGCGTGGTCTACGGCATCATCGCCGCCCTGCTGCTGTACAACCTGTTCATCTTCTTCAGCCTGCGCGACTCGGCCTACTTCTGGTACGTGCTGACCACCGCCGGCGCGCTGCTGATGATCCTCAGCATGAGCGGCCATGGCTTCCAGTACCTGTGGCCGAACCATCCAGTGCCCTTCTGGCTGGACCGCATCACCCTGCCCTCGATCTGGGGCTTCTGCGCCTGTCGCTTTACCCAGACCCTGCTGCAAACCCGCAGCCATGTGCGCTGGGCCCATTACCTGCTGAGCTTTGCCTGCATCTGCTATGTCCTGGCGATTGCGCTCGAAGGCCTGGGGCAACGCCATAGCGCCGCCTGGCTAATCGCCCTGCTGTCCCTGACCAGCATTCCAGCAGCCCTCGGTTCGGCAGTGATTCGCTGGCGCCAGGGCTACTTCCCGGCCCTGCTCTATCTCTGCGGCTACGGCCTGATCCTCGGCAGTATCAGCCTGGCGCTGATGCGTGCCACCGGCCTGGTGCAGCCCGCCACCTGGAACGCCTACGTCTTTCCCTTGTCGGTAGCCGCCGAATCGATCCTGTTCTCCTTTGCCCTGGCCTACCGCATCCAGACCCTCAAGCAGGAGCGCGCCCGCGCCCTGGAGCAGGCCGACCGGGAAAAGACTGCGCGCCTGGCCCATATCCAGGCCAGTAGCGAAGAACTGAGAAGCGCTGTCGAGCTGCGCACGGCCGAGCTGGCTCAGGCCAACCAGCAGCTCTGCGAGCGCGAGCAGGCCCTGCAGCACGCGGCTTTCCACGACCCGCTGACCGAACTGCCCAATCGGCGCTACCTGATCGAAAGGGTCGACACCGCCCTGGCCGACGCCCAGCGCCGTGGCGAATCGGTAGCGCTGATGCTGGTCGACCTCGATCATTTCAAGCCGATCAACGACAGCTACGGCCACGATGCCGGCGACCTGATGCTGCGCAGCATCGGCCAGCGCCTGCGCGAGCACGTGCGCACCAATGACATGGTCGCGCGCCTGGGTGGCGACGAGTTCGCCGTACTGATCTGCGGTGCGGACGCCGAAGCCCACACCCAGGAAATTGCCGCACGGCTGCTCGATGAATTGGCCAGACCGGTGCTCTATGGCGCCAATCGCCTAGCGGTGACCATCAGCATCGGCGCGGCGCTCTATCCACAGCACGCCGAGCAGTTCGCCGGGCTGTACAAGTCCGCCGACGAAGCCCTGTACAAAGCCAAGCAGCAGGGGCGCTCGGGCTTTGTCATGCAAGGCAATGAAGGCAACCTGAGCCAGCAAGAGTGCCTGCAGCTGGATGTGCTGAAGGTGCCCAGCGGGCTGCTCTGA
- a CDS encoding circularly permuted type 2 ATP-grasp protein yields MPDLLADYSQPDAAYHELLDAKGGIRPHWRRLFEQLQRSSPAQLQQRQALLTRQIQENGVTYNVYADPDGADRPWELDLLPNVIPAEEWQTIAAGVAQRATLLNAVLADLYGPQQLLSDGLLPAELVFGHDNFLWPCQGIQPPGGTFLHLYAVDLARAPDGRWWVTADRTQAPSGAGYALENRQIISRAFPELYRDLRVQYLAGFFRTLQDTLARQAPVEGSEAPLVVLLTPGRFNESYFEHLYLARQLGYPLVEGSDLTVRDACVYLKTLAGLRRVHAVLRRLDDDFCDPLELRTDSALGVPGLLEAVRQGNVLVANALGSGVLESPGLPGFLPAISAKLLGEELLLPSIASWWCGEPPVLDEALEKLDELLVRPSFPSQSFAPVFGRDLDQAQRAQLAERLKARPYAYVAQALAQLSQAPVWQGEEGKLAPRAIGMRVFAVASADGYRVLPGGLTRVAAEADAEVVSMQRGGASKDTWVLGERHAGGEPWQWLRPLGVADLVRSDPYLPSRVVENLFWFGRYSSRCEDGARLLRIMLARYVDDDDDPQALQTALALGESLGLLPDASEGSLEERLLQAVLGADWPASLRANLQRLQWAAGSVRGKLSRENWQALIELQREAQALEAQQADFGELLEFLNRLLMSLAALSGFALDDMTRDDGWRFLMLGRCIERLQFLAESIAEFLRSLAVHDQSALEWLLELGNSSITYRTRYLASAQLIPVLDLLLLDEQNPHAVLFQLRMLLRSLERLQDSFGFSADSRLIELEQKLAGFNLASLENPLFGQSGVRAVLGGLADLLLQIVGAAGQVSDQLGLRFFVHVDASQRTQSS; encoded by the coding sequence ATGCCTGATTTGCTTGCCGATTACTCACAGCCCGATGCGGCCTACCACGAACTGCTCGACGCCAAGGGTGGCATCCGCCCGCACTGGCGGCGGCTGTTCGAACAGCTGCAGCGCAGCAGCCCGGCGCAGCTGCAGCAGCGCCAGGCCCTGCTGACTCGGCAGATCCAGGAAAACGGCGTGACCTACAACGTCTATGCCGACCCGGATGGCGCTGACCGCCCGTGGGAGCTGGACCTGCTGCCCAACGTGATCCCTGCCGAGGAATGGCAGACCATCGCCGCCGGCGTGGCCCAGCGTGCGACCCTGCTGAATGCCGTGCTGGCCGATCTGTATGGGCCGCAGCAACTGCTCAGCGACGGCCTGCTGCCGGCCGAGCTGGTGTTCGGCCACGACAACTTCCTTTGGCCGTGCCAGGGCATCCAGCCGCCCGGCGGCACTTTCCTGCACCTGTACGCCGTCGACCTGGCGCGAGCGCCGGATGGCCGCTGGTGGGTCACTGCCGACCGTACCCAGGCGCCTTCCGGTGCCGGCTACGCGCTGGAGAACCGGCAGATCATCTCGCGCGCCTTCCCCGAGCTGTACCGCGACCTGCGTGTGCAGTACCTGGCCGGCTTCTTCCGCACCCTGCAGGACACCCTGGCGCGCCAGGCGCCGGTAGAGGGTAGCGAAGCGCCGCTGGTGGTGCTGCTGACTCCGGGGCGCTTCAACGAAAGCTATTTCGAACACCTGTACCTGGCCCGCCAGCTCGGCTACCCGCTGGTCGAAGGCAGCGACCTGACCGTGCGCGATGCCTGTGTCTACCTCAAGACCCTGGCCGGCCTGCGCCGCGTGCATGCGGTGCTGCGCCGCCTTGATGACGATTTCTGCGACCCGTTGGAGCTGCGTACCGACTCCGCCCTCGGCGTGCCCGGCCTGCTTGAAGCGGTGCGCCAGGGCAACGTGCTGGTGGCCAACGCCCTCGGCAGCGGCGTGCTGGAGTCGCCCGGCCTGCCCGGCTTCCTGCCGGCGATCAGCGCGAAGCTGCTCGGCGAGGAACTGCTGCTGCCGTCCATCGCCAGCTGGTGGTGCGGCGAGCCGCCGGTGCTGGACGAGGCCCTGGAAAAGCTCGACGAATTGCTGGTGCGCCCCAGCTTCCCCTCACAGAGTTTCGCGCCAGTTTTCGGTCGCGACCTCGACCAGGCGCAGCGCGCGCAACTGGCTGAACGCCTCAAGGCGCGGCCCTATGCCTACGTGGCCCAGGCCCTGGCGCAGCTGTCGCAGGCGCCGGTCTGGCAAGGCGAGGAGGGCAAGCTGGCGCCGCGCGCGATCGGCATGCGCGTGTTCGCCGTGGCCAGCGCCGACGGCTATCGGGTGCTGCCGGGTGGCCTGACCCGGGTGGCGGCCGAGGCCGACGCCGAAGTGGTGTCGATGCAGCGTGGCGGGGCGAGCAAGGACACCTGGGTGCTCGGCGAACGCCACGCCGGTGGCGAGCCCTGGCAGTGGTTGCGCCCGCTCGGTGTGGCCGACCTGGTGCGCAGCGACCCCTACCTGCCCTCCAGGGTGGTGGAAAACCTGTTCTGGTTCGGCCGCTACAGCTCGCGCTGCGAGGACGGCGCGCGCCTGCTGCGGATCATGCTGGCCCGTTACGTCGACGATGATGACGACCCGCAGGCCTTGCAGACCGCCCTGGCTTTGGGGGAAAGCCTGGGTCTGCTGCCCGATGCCAGTGAAGGTTCCCTGGAAGAGCGCCTGCTGCAAGCCGTGCTCGGCGCCGACTGGCCGGCCAGCCTGCGCGCCAACCTGCAGCGTCTGCAGTGGGCGGCGGGCAGCGTGCGCGGCAAGCTGTCGCGGGAAAACTGGCAGGCGCTGATCGAGCTGCAGCGCGAGGCTCAGGCCCTGGAGGCGCAGCAGGCCGATTTCGGCGAGCTGCTGGAATTTCTCAACCGCCTGCTGATGTCGCTGGCGGCGCTGTCCGGCTTTGCCCTCGACGACATGACCCGCGACGACGGCTGGCGCTTTCTCATGCTCGGTCGCTGCATCGAGCGCCTGCAGTTCCTCGCCGAAAGCATCGCCGAGTTCCTCCGCAGCCTGGCCGTGCATGACCAGTCGGCGCTGGAGTGGCTGCTGGAGCTGGGCAACAGCAGCATCACCTACCGCACCCGCTACCTGGCCTCGGCGCAGCTGATCCCGGTGCTCGACCTGCTCCTGCTCGACGAGCAGAACCCGCATGCCGTGCTGTTCCAGCTGCGCATGCTGCTACGCTCGCTGGAGCGCCTGCAGGACAGCTTCGGCTTCAGTGCCGACAGTCGCCTGATCGAGCTTGAGCAGAAGCTGGCCGGCTTCAACCTGGCCAGCCTGGAGAACCCGCTGTTCGGCCAGTCCGGGGTGCGTGCCGTGCTCGGCGGCCTGGCCGATCTGCTGCTGCAGATAGTCGGTGCGGCTGGGCAGGTTTCCGATCAACTCGGCCTGCGCTTCTTTGTGCATGTCGACGCTAGCCAGCGGACCCAGTCGTCATGA
- a CDS encoding DUF2126 domain-containing protein yields the protein MSIHVALHHVTHYRYDRLVNLGPQIVRLRPAPHSRTRILSYALKVEPGEHFINWQQDPQGNYLARLVFPEKTDELKIAVDLVAEMAVFNPFDFFLEPYAEQIPFSYTAGERRELAPYLVKLPAGALFADYLAGVERKPTASVDFLVALNQKLSADIGYLIRMEPGVQTPEETLEKASGSCRDSAWLLVQLFRHLGLAARFVSGYLIQLTADVKALDGPSGTEVDFTDLHAWCEVYLPGAGWIGLDPTSGLFAGEGHIPLACSPEPSSAAPISGAVDECECEFEHEMRIERIWEAPRVTKPYSEEQWQAIVDLGQQIDSDLAEQDVRLTMGGEPTFVALDFPDDEEWNTAAMGPNKRRLAGELFHRLREHYAPQALMHFGQGKWYPGEQLPRWSLNCFWRKDGEPIWQDAALYADESRYYGADARLAGRFLATLAGHLGICAEHAFPAYEDWLYYLWRERRLPANVTPDDPRLADPLERERLRKVFNRGVGEVVGHILPLARSEDGAHWHSGPWFLRDEYCRLIPGDSPLGYRLPLDSQPWVSEFDYPYVQPQDPNQEFAPLPRRQQIQQTLHQPLFPNSRQKIQEQRAPEPFESAREVVRTALCAEPREGRLYLFMPPLAELEDYLELVAAIEATAAELRCPVVMEGYEPPSDPRLSYFRVTPDPGVIEVNIHPAASWDELVERTEFLYEAARQTRLTSEKFMVDGRHTGTGGGNHFVLGGATPGDSPFLRRPDLLRSLISYWHNHPSLSYLFSGLFIGPTSQAPRVDEARNDALYELEIAFAQMPEPGRDCPPWLVDRLLRNLLVDVTGNTHRAEFCIDKLYSPDTASGRLGLLELRAFEMPPHARMSLAQQVLLRGLVARFWDEPYRPARLARWGTELHDRYLLPHFVEQDFHDVLHELNAFGYPVRAEWFAPHFEFRFPKVGDYQVKGIDLELRQALEPWHVLGEEGAPGGTVRYVDSSLERMQVRLDGLAPDRYVLTCNGVPVPLRATGKVGEFVGGVRYRAWQPPNCLQPTIGVHAPLVFDLVDTWMQRSLGGCQYHVAHPGGRNYATLPVNAYEAESRRLARFFRHGHSPGELTTALPINNNELPMTLDLRRV from the coding sequence GTGTCGATTCATGTCGCACTGCACCATGTCACTCATTACCGCTACGACCGCCTGGTCAATCTCGGCCCGCAGATCGTCCGTCTGCGCCCGGCGCCGCACAGTCGTACGCGCATCCTCTCCTATGCCCTCAAGGTCGAACCGGGCGAGCATTTCATCAATTGGCAGCAGGACCCCCAGGGCAACTACCTGGCGCGTCTGGTGTTTCCGGAAAAGACCGACGAACTGAAGATCGCCGTCGACCTGGTCGCCGAGATGGCGGTGTTCAACCCCTTCGACTTCTTCCTCGAGCCCTACGCCGAGCAGATTCCCTTCAGCTACACCGCCGGCGAGCGCCGCGAGCTGGCGCCCTATCTGGTCAAGCTGCCGGCGGGCGCGCTGTTCGCCGACTACCTGGCTGGCGTCGAGCGCAAGCCGACCGCCAGCGTCGACTTTCTGGTGGCACTGAACCAGAAGCTGTCGGCCGATATCGGCTACCTGATCCGTATGGAGCCGGGCGTGCAGACCCCCGAGGAAACCCTGGAGAAGGCTTCCGGCTCCTGTCGCGATTCGGCCTGGCTGCTGGTGCAGCTGTTCCGCCATCTGGGCCTGGCCGCGCGCTTCGTCTCCGGTTACCTGATCCAGCTCACTGCCGATGTGAAGGCCCTCGACGGCCCCAGCGGCACCGAAGTGGACTTCACCGACCTGCACGCCTGGTGCGAGGTGTACCTGCCCGGCGCCGGCTGGATCGGCCTCGATCCAACCTCGGGCCTGTTCGCCGGCGAAGGCCATATTCCCCTGGCCTGCAGCCCCGAGCCGTCCTCGGCGGCGCCGATCAGCGGGGCGGTGGACGAGTGCGAGTGCGAGTTCGAACACGAGATGCGCATCGAGCGGATCTGGGAAGCGCCGCGGGTGACCAAGCCCTACAGCGAGGAGCAGTGGCAGGCGATCGTCGACCTCGGCCAGCAGATCGATAGCGATCTGGCGGAGCAGGACGTGCGCCTGACCATGGGCGGCGAGCCGACCTTTGTCGCCCTCGATTTTCCCGATGATGAAGAATGGAATACCGCCGCCATGGGGCCGAACAAGCGGCGCCTGGCCGGCGAGCTGTTCCACCGTTTGCGCGAGCATTACGCCCCGCAGGCGCTGATGCACTTCGGCCAGGGCAAGTGGTACCCCGGCGAGCAGTTGCCGCGCTGGTCGCTGAACTGCTTCTGGCGCAAGGACGGCGAACCGATCTGGCAGGACGCGGCGCTGTACGCCGACGAGAGCCGCTACTACGGCGCCGACGCGCGCCTGGCCGGGCGTTTTCTGGCGACGCTGGCCGGGCATCTGGGCATTTGTGCAGAACATGCCTTTCCGGCCTACGAGGACTGGCTCTATTACCTGTGGCGTGAGCGCCGCCTGCCGGCCAACGTCACCCCGGACGACCCGCGCCTGGCCGACCCGCTGGAGCGCGAGCGCCTGCGCAAGGTGTTCAATCGCGGCGTCGGCGAGGTGGTCGGGCATATCCTGCCGCTGGCGCGCAGCGAGGACGGTGCGCACTGGCACAGCGGGCCCTGGTTCCTCCGTGACGAATACTGCCGGCTGATTCCCGGCGATTCGCCGCTGGGTTACCGCCTGCCGCTGGACTCGCAACCCTGGGTCAGCGAGTTCGACTACCCCTATGTGCAGCCGCAGGACCCCAACCAGGAATTCGCCCCGCTGCCGCGCCGCCAGCAGATCCAGCAGACGCTGCATCAGCCGCTGTTCCCCAATAGCCGGCAGAAGATTCAAGAGCAGCGTGCGCCTGAGCCGTTCGAGTCGGCACGGGAGGTGGTGCGCACCGCCCTGTGTGCCGAACCGCGCGAGGGTCGGCTGTACCTGTTCATGCCGCCGCTGGCCGAGCTGGAGGATTACCTGGAGCTGGTCGCCGCCATCGAGGCCACGGCCGCCGAGCTGCGCTGCCCGGTGGTGATGGAAGGCTACGAGCCGCCCAGCGATCCGCGCCTGAGTTATTTCCGCGTCACTCCGGACCCCGGGGTGATCGAGGTCAACATCCACCCGGCGGCCAGTTGGGATGAGCTGGTCGAGCGCACCGAGTTTCTCTACGAGGCGGCGCGGCAGACCCGTCTGACCAGCGAGAAGTTCATGGTCGACGGCCGCCACACCGGCACCGGTGGCGGCAACCACTTCGTCCTCGGTGGCGCCACCCCGGGCGATTCGCCGTTCCTGCGCCGCCCGGACCTGCTGCGCAGCCTGATCAGCTACTGGCACAACCACCCGTCGCTGTCCTACCTGTTCAGCGGTCTGTTTATCGGCCCGACCTCGCAGGCGCCGCGCGTCGACGAGGCGCGCAACGATGCCCTCTACGAGCTGGAGATCGCCTTCGCCCAGATGCCCGAGCCGGGCCGCGACTGCCCGCCCTGGCTGGTCGACCGCCTGCTGCGCAACCTGCTGGTGGATGTCACCGGCAACACCCATCGCGCCGAGTTCTGCATCGACAAGCTGTACTCGCCGGATACGGCCAGCGGCCGCCTCGGCCTGCTCGAGCTGCGTGCCTTCGAGATGCCGCCCCATGCGCGCATGAGCCTGGCTCAGCAGGTGCTGCTGCGTGGTCTGGTTGCGCGTTTCTGGGATGAGCCCTATCGCCCGGCCAGGCTGGCGCGCTGGGGTACCGAGTTGCACGATCGCTACCTGCTGCCGCACTTCGTCGAGCAGGACTTCCACGATGTGCTGCACGAGCTGAATGCCTTTGGCTATCCCGTGCGCGCCGAGTGGTTCGCCCCGCACTTCGAGTTCCGTTTCCCCAAGGTCGGCGACTACCAGGTCAAGGGCATCGACCTGGAGCTGCGCCAGGCCCTGGAGCCCTGGCATGTGCTGGGCGAAGAGGGTGCGCCGGGTGGTACCGTGCGTTACGTGGATTCCTCGCTGGAGCGCATGCAGGTGCGCCTCGACGGACTGGCGCCGGATCGCTACGTGCTGACCTGCAACGGCGTGCCGGTACCGCTACGCGCCACCGGCAAGGTCGGTGAGTTTGTCGGCGGCGTGCGTTACCGCGCCTGGCAGCCGCCGAACTGCCTGCAGCCGACCATCGGCGTGCATGCGCCGCTGGTGTTCGACCTGGTCGATACCTGGATGCAGCGCTCGCTGGGTGGTTGCCAGTACCATGTCGCCCATCCGGGCGGGCGCAACTATGCAACCTTGCCGGTCAACGCCTACGAGGCCGAAAGTCGGCGCCTGGCGCGCTTCTTCCGCCATGGCCATAGTCCGGGTGAGCTGACGACGGCGTTGCCGATCAACAATAATGAACTGCCGATGACCCTGGATCTGCGGCGGGTGTGA
- a CDS encoding transglutaminase family protein produces MSPSSAHYQILHDTHYRYSAPVSLAQQLAHLWPRECPWQRCLERHLTITPQPTRRQDDHDVFGNPLTRLAFERPHGELRVIACLRVEVQSRAVLELEDSPAWEAACTAFGYSGQALSGELLEAMRYRFQSPYVHLKQAFAAFAADCFPPGRPLLLAVRALMQKIFDEFTFDDAATQVATPLLQVLEERRGVCQDFAHLMLACLRSRGLAARYVSGYLLTQPPPGQPRLIGADASHAWVSVYCPRQGWVDFDPTNNLLPALEHITLGWGRDFADVSPLRGVILGGGSHDPEVRVTVTPLHELHSATG; encoded by the coding sequence ATGAGCCCGAGCAGCGCCCACTACCAGATCCTCCACGACACCCATTACCGCTACTCGGCGCCGGTGTCCCTGGCCCAGCAGCTGGCGCATCTGTGGCCGCGCGAATGCCCCTGGCAGCGTTGCCTGGAGCGCCACCTGACCATCACGCCGCAACCGACGCGGCGCCAGGACGACCACGATGTGTTCGGCAATCCGCTGACCCGCCTGGCCTTCGAGCGCCCGCACGGCGAGCTGCGGGTGATCGCCTGCCTGCGCGTCGAGGTGCAGAGCCGCGCGGTGCTGGAGCTGGAGGATTCGCCGGCCTGGGAGGCGGCCTGCACGGCGTTCGGCTATTCCGGCCAGGCCTTGTCGGGCGAGCTGTTGGAGGCCATGCGCTATCGCTTCCAGTCGCCCTATGTGCACCTCAAACAGGCCTTCGCCGCCTTTGCCGCCGACTGCTTCCCGCCGGGGCGGCCGCTGCTGTTGGCGGTGCGTGCGTTGATGCAGAAGATCTTCGACGAATTCACCTTCGACGACGCCGCCACCCAGGTAGCGACGCCGTTGCTGCAGGTGCTGGAGGAGCGTCGCGGCGTGTGCCAGGACTTCGCCCACCTGATGCTCGCCTGCCTGCGCTCGCGCGGCCTGGCGGCGCGTTACGTCAGTGGCTACCTGCTGACCCAGCCGCCCCCCGGTCAGCCCCGGCTGATTGGTGCCGACGCCTCGCATGCCTGGGTCTCGGTGTATTGCCCGCGCCAGGGTTGGGTGGATTTCGATCCGACCAACAACCTGTTGCCGGCCCTGGAGCACATCACCCTCGGCTGGGGCCGCGACTTCGCCGATGTCTCACCGCTGCGCGGGGTGATCCTCGGTGGCGGCAGCCACGATCCGGAAGTGCGGGTGACGGTGACGCCGCTGCACGAGTTGCACAGCGCCACGGGCTAA